Proteins encoded together in one Rubripirellula reticaptiva window:
- a CDS encoding FAD-binding oxidoreductase — translation MTSQSNLHPVSSSFDSVPVTSFQGSEPSNLTRAIASWTQLIDADRVVVERNEVDEHGKNAIGSTHRASVILRPSSSSQIADIMLIALENRVVIYPISTGRNWGYGAASPCGNGEAVLELSDLTTIRVIDETLGIVEVEPGVTQQMLYRYLQDRNLDLLVPVHGGGPDCSILGNALERGYGLTPTTDHFQALTSLEAVLPDGTLYRSGLHSLGADLIGSAHRWGIGPYLDGMFSQGNFGIVTKAVFTLRRRAQHTEAFFLQIADDKSLGDIVESLREMLSGLGAIVAGVNLMNDRRVLSMSRPYPNDQVDSEGIMSQELCNELARGASVTAWTAAGIIHCPTSMIRSVRRELKRMLPASSSRPMFFNRGRLATVKKLARLLPAKHQVVAKQVDSIDALLDLADGVPRRVALPLAYWLKGDTLPDESEINPARNGCGLIWYSPLVPMRQVDVQSYIDMVRTVCTKHGIEPLITLTSLSERLFDSTVPILYRTDQEGAADRAHACYGDLVEEGSKLGCLPYRLSTRSMDMLHRGSGQHQSLVRKLKDAIDPFGLIAPGRYSPDPQSN, via the coding sequence GTGACGTCCCAATCAAATCTTCATCCCGTTTCGTCTTCATTCGATTCGGTACCGGTTACCAGCTTCCAAGGAAGCGAACCGTCGAATCTTACGCGTGCGATCGCTTCGTGGACTCAATTGATCGACGCCGATCGCGTTGTGGTCGAACGAAATGAAGTCGACGAGCATGGAAAAAACGCCATCGGCTCGACTCACCGTGCCAGTGTGATCTTGAGGCCAAGTTCAAGTTCACAGATTGCTGACATCATGTTGATCGCGCTCGAAAACCGCGTGGTGATTTACCCGATAAGCACAGGACGAAACTGGGGATACGGCGCGGCCAGCCCCTGTGGCAACGGCGAGGCGGTCCTCGAACTCTCTGACTTGACAACCATTCGCGTTATCGACGAAACACTCGGAATCGTTGAAGTCGAGCCCGGCGTGACTCAGCAGATGCTGTATCGCTACCTGCAGGATCGCAATCTTGACCTCCTAGTTCCAGTCCACGGGGGCGGACCGGACTGCTCGATTCTTGGCAACGCACTTGAACGCGGTTACGGACTTACACCAACCACTGATCACTTCCAGGCACTGACGTCGCTAGAGGCCGTACTTCCGGATGGCACTCTCTATCGATCGGGACTTCACAGCCTTGGTGCCGACTTGATTGGCAGTGCTCACCGATGGGGCATCGGCCCGTATCTTGACGGAATGTTCAGCCAGGGTAATTTCGGAATTGTCACCAAAGCCGTCTTCACACTGCGGCGACGAGCCCAACACACCGAAGCATTTTTCCTGCAAATCGCCGACGATAAGTCACTCGGCGACATTGTTGAATCGCTCCGCGAAATGCTCTCCGGCCTCGGCGCGATCGTAGCTGGCGTCAATTTGATGAACGATCGGCGAGTGCTATCAATGTCTCGCCCCTACCCTAACGACCAAGTCGATAGCGAAGGGATCATGTCGCAAGAACTCTGCAACGAACTCGCTCGCGGTGCTAGCGTCACGGCATGGACGGCGGCAGGGATTATCCACTGCCCAACATCAATGATCCGGTCGGTCCGACGCGAGCTAAAGCGAATGTTGCCCGCATCAAGTTCACGCCCGATGTTCTTTAACCGAGGACGCTTGGCGACCGTCAAAAAGCTTGCTCGGCTACTGCCAGCCAAGCATCAAGTCGTCGCGAAACAAGTTGACTCGATCGACGCCCTACTAGATCTCGCTGACGGAGTCCCACGACGAGTTGCGCTGCCTCTGGCCTATTGGCTGAAAGGCGATACGCTACCAGACGAATCAGAAATCAACCCAGCCAGAAACGGCTGTGGATTGATCTGGTACAGCCCTCTCGTGCCGATGCGACAAGTCGACGTCCAGTCTTACATCGACATGGTCCGAACAGTGTGTACCAAGCACGGGATCGAACCACTAATCACGCTGACCAGCCTATCCGAAAGGCTGTTCGACTCGACCGTCCCGATCCTTTATCGTACGGACCAGGAAGGAGCCGCTGACCGTGCTCACGCTTGCTACGGCGATCTAGTGGAAGAGGGTAGCAAGCTAGGGTGTCTTCCCTATCGACTTAGTACCCGATCGATGGACATGCTGCATCGCGGCAGCGGACAGCATCAGTCGCTGGTCCGCAAGCTAAAGGATGCGATCGACCCATTTGGACTGATTGCGCCAGGGCGTTACTCGCCCGATCCTCAGTCGAACTGA
- a CDS encoding N-acyl amino acid synthase FeeM domain-containing protein produces MNKAPHCTADLRIGSEAFGPASVQSALDSMERPGSLGACDKPWARNAAARLRSRQQSAAYQAPVSSQFTEPSTPQVHRVRRAGGVTYQTASARPQWTGAFELLQRRYMEVGLAKYAETPDSHQQMRVLQYHLQGNSQVFVATVNDAVIGTVTLVMDGPEGLPIESSYPGAIGRRRELSRIGEITSLAVDPSYDKPGEIFAQLTRLLCFFARFHELDHLAAIVHPRHAKFYQNALGFKQIGQEMEFAAVEGRPGVAVIGALNVHENCHPRYRSYYCEGDFPTSTFKPFPIDGDDRKFFAQSLANAQFPIKPETRLRASKAELDSAMTNKAR; encoded by the coding sequence ATGAACAAGGCCCCCCATTGCACGGCCGATCTTCGCATCGGATCCGAAGCGTTTGGCCCCGCTTCGGTGCAATCGGCGCTCGATTCAATGGAGAGACCTGGGTCACTCGGTGCGTGTGACAAGCCATGGGCGAGGAATGCCGCCGCACGACTGCGTTCGCGCCAACAAAGCGCCGCTTATCAAGCTCCGGTGAGTTCGCAGTTCACTGAACCTTCGACGCCGCAGGTCCATCGCGTTCGTAGGGCTGGCGGTGTGACGTACCAAACCGCGTCGGCTCGCCCGCAGTGGACCGGGGCATTTGAACTGCTGCAGCGCCGGTATATGGAAGTGGGGCTCGCCAAATACGCAGAAACCCCAGACTCGCATCAACAAATGCGAGTCCTGCAATATCACTTGCAAGGTAACTCGCAGGTATTCGTTGCAACCGTAAACGACGCGGTCATCGGCACCGTGACCCTAGTGATGGATGGCCCCGAAGGCCTGCCGATTGAATCCAGCTATCCCGGTGCAATCGGCCGTCGTCGAGAGCTTTCGCGCATCGGCGAAATCACTTCGTTGGCAGTCGATCCGTCCTACGACAAACCCGGCGAGATTTTCGCCCAACTGACTCGACTGCTATGCTTCTTTGCTCGCTTTCATGAGCTAGATCACTTGGCGGCAATCGTTCACCCTCGACATGCAAAGTTCTACCAGAACGCGCTAGGCTTCAAACAAATTGGCCAAGAAATGGAATTCGCCGCCGTCGAAGGACGCCCCGGCGTTGCCGTCATCGGCGCACTCAATGTTCACGAAAACTGCCACCCTCGATACCGCAGCTACTACTGCGAAGGCGACTTTCCCACCAGCACCTTCAAGCCATTTCCGATCGATGGTGACGACCGAAAATTCTTTGCCCAGTCTTTGGCAAACGCACAATTCCCAATTAAACCGGAAACACGCTTGCGAGCGTCAAAGGCAGAATTGGATTCTGCGATGACAAACAAAGCACGCTAG
- a CDS encoding PEP-CTERM sorting domain-containing protein gives MKRVLSVLALMAIATAAQAGVIVQSSLVVTNLRLVRSDGTLLQAGVDYQLTPSPPTISVNPSQVPGSVYGSATATSTGNVLTLPGVTGTTIAGLNLPDTFTGAVNEALASITSNSSFTAARNLNGVKALFDVQAFVDVSRPVVAPNNLDPTLPLGNGRGETELTFGVSGFGANNLNVILVPPANFNLVQVGMGRQESGLTSFTTQSFNILENRTYGLTATQTSIAGFSAVPEPSSICIFGAMGVAGLVMNRRRKAVKKA, from the coding sequence ATGAAACGCGTTCTATCTGTTTTGGCCTTGATGGCTATCGCGACTGCCGCACAGGCTGGCGTAATCGTCCAATCGTCGTTGGTAGTTACCAACTTGCGACTCGTGCGTTCAGACGGCACTTTGCTGCAAGCGGGCGTTGACTATCAACTGACTCCGTCGCCGCCAACGATCAGCGTTAACCCCAGTCAAGTTCCAGGCAGTGTTTACGGCAGTGCAACTGCGACCTCGACCGGAAACGTGCTGACCCTTCCTGGTGTTACTGGTACAACGATTGCCGGTCTGAACCTGCCCGACACCTTCACCGGTGCCGTGAACGAAGCCCTTGCTAGTATCACCAGTAACAGCAGCTTTACGGCAGCGAGAAACTTGAATGGTGTCAAGGCTTTGTTTGACGTTCAAGCGTTTGTCGATGTTTCGCGCCCTGTTGTGGCTCCTAACAATCTTGACCCGACCCTGCCTTTAGGGAACGGTCGTGGCGAAACTGAGTTGACGTTCGGCGTTAGCGGTTTCGGTGCAAACAACTTGAATGTTATTTTGGTTCCGCCAGCTAACTTCAATTTGGTACAGGTCGGCATGGGCCGTCAGGAAAGCGGCCTGACGTCGTTTACGACTCAGTCGTTCAATATTCTGGAAAACCGCACTTACGGTTTGACTGCGACTCAAACGTCGATCGCTGGTTTCAGTGCAGTTCCAGAACCAAGCTCGATTTGCATCTTTGGTGCGATGGGCGTTGCTGGTTTAGTAATGAACCGCCGTCGCAAGGCTGTTAAGAAGGCTTAG